In Helicoverpa zea isolate HzStark_Cry1AcR chromosome 3, ilHelZeax1.1, whole genome shotgun sequence, the following proteins share a genomic window:
- the LOC124645722 gene encoding phosphatidylserine synthase isoform X2 produces the protein MFIRDESSIQDNIWSGICCVVFFFLIVSVLTFPNGPFTRPHPAVWRIVFGTSVLYLLALLFLLFQSYSTVYEIMYWIDPNLRNFHIDMDKEYAVNCSDVSLAKVWSHVDVFAWGHFLGWLFKAILFRHAGLLWAISIMWEITEIAFAHLLPNFLECWWDSVILDVLICNGLGIWCGLKICKALEMREYKWVSIRDISSTTGKIKRAILQFTPVQWTPVRWLDPTSTYMRFCALSQLVVFWQISELNTFFLKHIFEMPPSHPLVIARLCLIGVIVAPSVRQYYTYVTDPNCKRVGTQCWVYGAIMVTESMLCIKNGKELFGQAQVCNVIVWLVIQILVSIGCVYGVVLYHRYFEPNSDSNAESPKKTD, from the exons atgtttataag AGACGAATCCAGTATTCAGGACAATATATGGTCAGGAATTTGCTgcgtagtattttttttcctcatAGTATCGGTTCTCACATTTCCTAATGGACCCTTTACAAGACCACATCCAGCCGTTTGGAGAATTGTATTTGGCACATCAGTGCTGTACCTGTTGGcacttttatttctattatttcaaAGTTATTCTACAGTCTATGAAATAATGTATTGGATTGATCCAAATCTACGCAATTTTCACATTGATATGGATAAG gagTATGCGGTGAATTGTTCAGATGTAAGCTTGGCGAAAGTTTGGTCTCATGTAGACGTATTTGCTTGGGGACACTTTTTAGGGTGGCTGTTTAAAGCCATATTATTCAGGCATGCAGGATTATTATGGGCTATTTCTATAATGTGGGAAATAACCGAAATAGCGTTTGCACATCTGCTTCCTAACTTCTTAGAATGTTGGTGGGATTCGGTTATCTTAGATGTATTAATTTGCAATGGTCTAGGAATATGGTGTGGGCTTAAGATTTGTAAAGCCTTAGAAATGAGAGAATACAAGTGGGTCAGTATAAG GGACATTTCTTCAACTACTGGAAAGATAAAGCGAGCGATACTGCAATTTACTCCTGTACAATGGACACCAGTCCGATGGTTGGATCCTACAAGCACATATATGAGATTCTGTGCATTGAGCCAGTTGGTGGTATTTTGGCAAATTTCTGAGTTGAATACGTTTTTCCTAAAACATATATTTGAGATGCCACCTTCGCATCCACTGGTCATTGCGAGACTTTGTCTCATAGGTGTCATTGTGGCCCCGTCTGTAAG ACAATACTACACCTACGTAACGGATCCGAACTGCAAGCGAGTTGGAACACAATGTTGGGTTTATGGAGCCATCATGGTCACGGAATCTATGTTGTGTATTAAAAATGGCAAAGAACTGTTTGGCCAAGCTCAAGTGTGCAATGTGATTGTTTGGCTAGTCATTCAAATTTTAGTGTCAATCGGCTGTGTTTATGGTGTAGTGCTCTATCACAGATATTTTGAG CCAAATAGTGACTCCAATGCAGAGAGCCCAAAGAAAACAGACTAA
- the LOC124645722 gene encoding phosphatidylserine synthase isoform X1: MKDTKERTMSGSSTMLCNDYTAAFSSINERPVDDISLEFFYKPHTITLLAVSIASVIYTAFVRDESSIQDNIWSGICCVVFFFLIVSVLTFPNGPFTRPHPAVWRIVFGTSVLYLLALLFLLFQSYSTVYEIMYWIDPNLRNFHIDMDKEYAVNCSDVSLAKVWSHVDVFAWGHFLGWLFKAILFRHAGLLWAISIMWEITEIAFAHLLPNFLECWWDSVILDVLICNGLGIWCGLKICKALEMREYKWVSIRDISSTTGKIKRAILQFTPVQWTPVRWLDPTSTYMRFCALSQLVVFWQISELNTFFLKHIFEMPPSHPLVIARLCLIGVIVAPSVRQYYTYVTDPNCKRVGTQCWVYGAIMVTESMLCIKNGKELFGQAQVCNVIVWLVIQILVSIGCVYGVVLYHRYFEPNSDSNAESPKKTD, from the exons ATGAAGGACACCAAAGAGAGGACGATGTCTGGCAGCAGCACAATGCTGTGTAATGATTATACGGCTGCTTTCAGCTCTATAAATGAAAGGCCGGTGGACGATATATctttagaatttttttataaaccacATACTATTACGTTGTTGGCAGTATCGATTGCATCAGTAATCTACACAGCATTTGTAAG AGACGAATCCAGTATTCAGGACAATATATGGTCAGGAATTTGCTgcgtagtattttttttcctcatAGTATCGGTTCTCACATTTCCTAATGGACCCTTTACAAGACCACATCCAGCCGTTTGGAGAATTGTATTTGGCACATCAGTGCTGTACCTGTTGGcacttttatttctattatttcaaAGTTATTCTACAGTCTATGAAATAATGTATTGGATTGATCCAAATCTACGCAATTTTCACATTGATATGGATAAG gagTATGCGGTGAATTGTTCAGATGTAAGCTTGGCGAAAGTTTGGTCTCATGTAGACGTATTTGCTTGGGGACACTTTTTAGGGTGGCTGTTTAAAGCCATATTATTCAGGCATGCAGGATTATTATGGGCTATTTCTATAATGTGGGAAATAACCGAAATAGCGTTTGCACATCTGCTTCCTAACTTCTTAGAATGTTGGTGGGATTCGGTTATCTTAGATGTATTAATTTGCAATGGTCTAGGAATATGGTGTGGGCTTAAGATTTGTAAAGCCTTAGAAATGAGAGAATACAAGTGGGTCAGTATAAG GGACATTTCTTCAACTACTGGAAAGATAAAGCGAGCGATACTGCAATTTACTCCTGTACAATGGACACCAGTCCGATGGTTGGATCCTACAAGCACATATATGAGATTCTGTGCATTGAGCCAGTTGGTGGTATTTTGGCAAATTTCTGAGTTGAATACGTTTTTCCTAAAACATATATTTGAGATGCCACCTTCGCATCCACTGGTCATTGCGAGACTTTGTCTCATAGGTGTCATTGTGGCCCCGTCTGTAAG ACAATACTACACCTACGTAACGGATCCGAACTGCAAGCGAGTTGGAACACAATGTTGGGTTTATGGAGCCATCATGGTCACGGAATCTATGTTGTGTATTAAAAATGGCAAAGAACTGTTTGGCCAAGCTCAAGTGTGCAATGTGATTGTTTGGCTAGTCATTCAAATTTTAGTGTCAATCGGCTGTGTTTATGGTGTAGTGCTCTATCACAGATATTTTGAG CCAAATAGTGACTCCAATGCAGAGAGCCCAAAGAAAACAGACTAA
- the LOC124645720 gene encoding putative leucine-rich repeat-containing protein DDB_G0290503 — protein MMEDRAAKLALARKKLKDHQEKKLFSGQKDDTISRKGDMLNIESSEFKPDEGLVTQSIQDALDNDSSNITDKNKTNHLVSQNINTGKNTIFPDDNSTAPTDNVDVTEFFISNKRNLELQVHQLQTKLDQLEQKHALIIDDYKICNQKLNELEIENKNLNGKYLNAMQKIMIQDEKLNELNSVKLTLSEENNNLSEQIEFTKTVLNAKEAESDSLHNQLYNLQNQYDVVLLQLQQLTNGSTANTPSGKTNNSEKVDALIQKNANLEQQLGLLQKERDQINQHYEQYVSELNEQLRCVIKKNEELTREVESLSNRENSLIEQISDMEIRIQNYNINKKTYEIDCNTSTINQLQDNLKTTQDDLNELRSKYETLQTQYTESVAKIQQLSDVKAEGCHHDNISISKLNADMTSDKVAAQRATEQNKKLKQDMQDLEDAFVKMSKDKLELTEKVTAEKYLNRELTIKLSEVEEKAKDMQIKLKAKDEEMIRLQANYRTIEKQCEKLTNLESNDISTVTDVEPNSEINNDVVEESVETSELESKPLTDDFKENKRNILQRADAMTKLQERFLKIMGEVADLSDEKHRLEHIILQLQNETDTICEYVALYQQQRSLLKRRDEERSAQLKIFQEECGKLKNQLEELSGLLSRFAVDKELSFYFENESKRIDMENVMSLLDSLKNNSLIDINKKNIEFKNFYPCNCCSGKLIDV, from the exons ATGATGGAAGATCGAGCAGCTAAGCTAGCGTTAGCACGGAAAAAG CTGAAAGACCATCAAGAaaagaaattgttttctggACAAAAAGATGATACAATTTCTAGAAAAGGAGATATGTTAAATATTGAAAGTTCTGAATTTAAACCTGATGAGGGATTAGTTACTCAAAGCATACAAGACGCACTGGACAACGATAGTTCCAACAttactgataaaaataaaactaatcatTTAGtatcacaaaatataaatactggCAAAAATACCATCTTTCCAGATGACAATTCAACAGCTCCCACAGATAATGTTGATGTAACAGagttctttatttctaacaaaaGAAATTTAGAGTTACAAGTACATCAATTGCAAACAAAATTGGACCAACTTGAGCAGAAGCATGCTTTAATAATTGATGATTACAAAATATGCAACCAAAAACTCAATGAGctagaaattgaaaataaaaatttaaatggcAAATATTTGAATGCTATGCAAAAAATTATGATACAAGATGAGAAACTCAATGAACTTAATTCAGTAAAGCTAACTTTatctgaagaaaataataatttgtctgAACAAATAGAATTTACCAAAACGGTTTTAAATGCTAAAGAAGCAGAAAGTGATTCCCTTCATAATCAACTTTATAATCTACAGAACCAATATGATGTTGTACTCCTGCAGCTACAACAGTTGACAAATGGCTCAACTGCTAATACCCCAAGTGGAAAAACCAATAACAGTGAGAAAGTAGATGCccttatacaaaaaaatgccAATTTAGAGCAACAGTTGGGTTTATTGCAAAAAGAACGAGATCAGATTAACCAACATTATGAACAATATGTTTCTGAACTGAATGAGCAATTAAGgtgtgtaattaaaaaaaatgaggaGCTTACAAGAGAAGTTGAAAGTTTATCTAATAGAGAAAACAGTTTAATTGAACAGATAAGTGATATGGAAATAAGgatacaaaattacaacataaataaaaagacaTATGAAATAGATTGTAATACTAGTACAATAAATCAATTGCaagataatttaaaaacaactcAG gATGACCTAAATGAATTACGGAGCAAATATGAAACACTTCAAACTCAATATACTGAGAGTGTTGCTAAAATTCAACAATTGTCTGACGTTAAAGCAGAAGGATGTCATCATGACAACATCAGTATATCTAAACTAAATGCTGATATGACGAGTGACAAAGTGGCTGCACAAAGAGCTACTGAACAAAACAAGAAATTAAAGCAAGACATGCAGGACTTGGAGGATGCTTTTGTGAAAatg AGTAAAGACAAACTGGAATTAACAGAAAAGGTAAcagctgaaaaatatttaaaccggGAACTTACGATTAAATTATCTGAAGTGGAAGAAAAGGCAAAAGACATGCAAATTAAATTGAAGGCCAAGGATGAAGAAATGATAAGATTACAAGCAAATTATAGAACTATCGAAAAACAGTGTGAAAAATTGACTAATCTGGAAAGCAATGATATTAGTACAGTTACAGATGTTGAACCTAATTCGGAAATAAACAATGACGTCGTAGAAGAGTCTGTTGAAACTTCGGAATTAGAAAGCAAACCTTTAACTGatgattttaaagaaaataagcGCAATATTCTCCAGAGAGCAGATGCAATGACAAAGCTTCAGGAacgtttcttaaaaataatgggTGAAGTTGCTGATTTATCTGATGAGAAGCACAGACTGGAACATATCATTTTACAACTTCAGAATGAAACAGATACAATTTGTGAATATGTGGCACTATACCAACAGCAACGGAGTTTGCTCAAAAGACGAGATGAAGAAAGAAGTGCTCAGTTAAAGATTTTCCAAGAAGAATGTGGAAAACTTAAGAATCAATTGGAAGAACTGAGTGGACTTTTGTCTCGGTTTGCAGTAGATAAagaattatcattttattttgaaaatgagtCAAAGCGAATCGATATGGAAaatgttatgtcattattagacagtcttaaaaataattcattaatagatatcaataagaaaaatatagaatTCAAAAATTTTTATCCCTGTAACTGTTGCTCTGGTAAGCTTATTGATGTGTAG